A genome region from Setaria italica strain Yugu1 chromosome III, Setaria_italica_v2.0, whole genome shotgun sequence includes the following:
- the LOC101777009 gene encoding 2-methyl-6-phytyl-1,4-hydroquinone methyltransferase 2, chloroplastic, protein MAMASTYAPGGGAGALAPGRARVRGPVGLVSLGPTRLGGLPRPLALARRSPVAAGARLRCAASSSSAARPVTAPRFIQHKKEAFWFYRFLSIVYDHVINPGHWTEDMRDDALEPADLYSRYLKVVDVGGGTGFTTLGIVKHVNPENVTLLDQSPHQLEKARQKEALKGVTIMEGDAEDLPFPTDTFDRYISAGSIEYWPDPQRGIKEAYRVLRMGGTACVIGPVYPTFWLSRFFADMWMLFPKEEEYIEWFKKAGFKDVKLKRIGPKWYRGVRRHGLIMGCSVTGVKRERGDSPLELGPKAEDVSKPVNPITFLFRFLMGTICAAYYVLVPIYMWIKDQIVPKGMPI, encoded by the exons ATGGCGATGGCCTCCACCTacgcgccgggcggcggcgcgggggcgctCGCGCCGGGAAGGGCCAGGGTCCGCGGCCCCGTGGGGCTCGTTAGCCTCGGCCCCACCAGGCTCGGCGGCCTCCCCCGCCCCCTCGCCCTCGCCAGGCGGAGCCCCGTCGCGGCCGGCGCCAGGCTGCGGTGCGCGGCGTCttcctcgtcggcggcgcgccCCGTGACGGCGCCGCGGTTCATCCAGCACAAGAAGGAGGCCTTCTGGTTCTACCGCTTCCTCTCCATCGTCTACGACCACGTCATCAACCCGGGGCACTGGACCGAGGACATGCGCGACGACGCGCTCGAGCCCGCCGACCTCTACAGCCGCTACCTCAAGGtcgtcgacgtcggcggcggcacgggcttCACCACGCTCGGGATCGTCAAGCACGTCAACCCGGAGAACGTCACGCTGCTCGACCAGTCCCCGCACCAGCTCGAGAAGGCCAGGCAGAAGGAGGCGCTCAAGGGGGTCACCATCATGGAGGGCGACGCCGAGGACCTGCCCTTCCCCACCGACACCTTCGACCGATACATCTCCGCCGGCAG CATTGAGTACTGGCCTGATCCGCAGAGAGGAATCAAGGAAGCGTACAGGGTCCTGAGGATGGGTGGGACAGCTTGCGTGATTGGCCCCGTGTACCCAACCTTCTGGCTGTCCCGCTTCTTCGCCGACATGTGGATGCTCTTCCCCAAGGAAGAAGAGTACATCGAGTGGTTCAAGAAGGCTGGGTTCAAGGATGTCAAGCTGAAGAGAATTGGACCAAAGTGGTATCGTGGTGTCCGGAGGCATGGCCTGATCATGGGATGCTCTGTCACAGGTGTGAAGAGAGAACGCGGGGACTCTCCTTTGGAG CTTGGTCCGAAGGCTGAGGATGTCAGCAAGCCGGTGAATCCCATCACCTTCCTCTTTCGCTTCCTCATGGGAACGATATGTGCTGCATACTATGTTCTGGTGCCCATTTACATGTGGATAAAGGACCAGATTGTACCCAAAGGCATGCCAATCTGA
- the LOC101777419 gene encoding wall-associated receptor kinase 2, with protein MEEALVLLIIVAFSVIAPATSSGLTISLPGCPDKCGNVSIPYPFGIGDGCAATSLSPSFTLICNNSFQPPRPMFSNSSRPVEVIDISLEHGEVRVYGNVSYYCFTSNTTISDNNTAGVSLENMPFIPSITRNRFTVIGCNTLGLIGGYTHSNSDLYLAGCYSYCRGINSTTDGAPCIGIGCCETTISPNLTDFAALLINNQSSVWSFNPCFYSMLVEVGWYSFRRQDLVGHLGFIKERAKRGVPVVGDWAIRKGSCPKDGTKAPKDYACVSTNSYCVNASNGPGYLCNCSQGYEGNPYLSNGCQDIDECKLRKQDLKYKELYPCKNGICRNIPGGYICKCRIGTRSDGKNSGCQPVLTQAEQVAIGLSASAVVVISLTCLLVMKLQQRKHRREKDAYFEQNGGLKLYDEMRSRQVDTIQILTEKEIKKATDNFSEDRVLGCGGHGMVYKGTLDDNKEVAIKKSKVIDDDCREEFVNEIIILSQINHRNIVRLLGCCLDVDVPMLVYEFIPNGTLFEFLHVTDARSPIPLDLRLNIATQSAEALAYIHSSTSRTILHGDVKSLNILLDNEYNAKVSDFGASALKSMDKNDFIMLIQGTLGYIDPESFVSHHLTDKSDVYSFGVVLLELMTRKKALYRDTSNEKKSLSHTFILMFHRNELRSMLDTEIVDDQVMVVLEKLAELVMHCLSPKGDERPTMKEVAERLQMLRRLQMQLVTKMHPNQAHYSCQESSMSVPSGMGYQSTETAKLVLDVDLAR; from the exons ATGGAAGAAGCATTAGTCCTCCTGATTATCGTCGCTTTCTCAGTGATAGCGCCGGCCACCTCTTCTGGGCTTACCATATCATTGCCAGGGTGCCCCGACAAGTGCGGTAACGTGTCCATCCCTTACCCCTTTGGCATCGGTGATGGCTGTGCTGCAACCAGCCTAAGCCCCTCCTTCACTCTGATCTGCAACAACAGCTTCCAGCCACCAAGACCAATGTTTAGTAACAGTTCCAGGCCTGTAGAGGTCATTGACATCTCCCTGGAGCATGGTGAGGTGCGTGTTTACGGCAATGTCAGCTACTACTGCTTCACGTCAAACACCACCATATCAGACAATAACACTGCCGGGGTCAGCCTGGAGAACATGCCATTCATCCCCTCCATTACCCGCAACCGCTTCACAGTTATCGGCTGTAATACTCTGGGGCTCATTGGTGGCTACACGCACAGCAACTCTGACTTGTATTTGGCTGGCTGCTACTCATACTGCCGAGGTATCAACAGTACAACTGATGGAGCGCCGTGCATCGGGATAGGATGCTGTGAGACCACCATATCCCCCAATCTCACTGACTTTGCAGCTCTACTGATCAACAACCAGAGTAGCGTATGGAGTTTCAACCCATGTTTCTATTCGATGCTTGTTGAGGTTGGGTGGTACAGCTTCAGGAGGCAGGACCTTGTCGGGCACCTTGGGTTCATAAAGGAAAGAGCAAAGAGAGGTGTTCCTGTTGTCGGTGACTGGGCTATTAGAAAAGGCTCCTGTCCAAAAGATGGGACAAAAGCACCCAAAGACTATGCTTGTGTCAGTACAAACAGCTATTGTGTAAATGCAAGCAATGGGCCAGGGTACCTTTGCAACTGCTCTCAAGGTTATGAGGGAAATCCTTATCTTTCCAACGGCTGCCAAG ATATAGACGAGTGCAAGCTACGCAAGCAGGACCTGAAGTACAAAGAACTATATCCATGCAAAAATGGGATCTGTCGCAATATACCAGGAGGCTATATATGCAAGTGCAGGATAGGAACAAGATCAGATGGTAAAAATTCTGGATGTCAACCTGTGCTTACCCAAGCTGAACAGGTGGCCATAG GCCTCAGTGCTTCTGCAGTTGTAGTGATATCTTTGACATGCTTATTGGTTATGAAATTACAACAAAGGAAGCATAGGAGGGAGAAGGATGCCTATTTCGAACAAAATGGAGGTCTGAAATTATATGATGAAATGAGATCGAGGCAAGTTGACACCATTCAAATACTTACAGAGAAAGAGATAAAGAAAGCCACAGACAACTTCAGTGAAGACCGTGTTCTTGGATGCGGTGGCCATGGAATGGTCTATAAAGGAACTTTAGATGACAACAAAGAAGTTGCTATAAAGAAGTCCAAGGTAATAGATGATGACTGCAGAGAAGAATTTGTCAATGAGATAATAATCTTgtcacaaataaaccacaggaacATTGTGAGGTTACTGGGATGCTGCTTGGATGTAGATGTGCCAATGTTGGTGTATGAGTTCATTCCTAACGGTACTCTCTTTGAGTTCCTTCATGTAACTGATGCCAGATCACCAATACCCTTGGATCTTAGATTGAATATTGCTACACAGTCAGCTGAAGCTCTTGCCTACATTCATTCATCAACTTCTCGTACAATTCTGCATGGAGATGTCAAATCCCTAAATATACTATTGGACAATGAATACAATGCAAAAGTATCAGATTTTGGAGCATCGGCACTAAAGTCCATGGACAAAAATGATTTCATTATGCTTATCCAAGGAACTCTTGGTTATATAGACCCTGAGAGTTTTGTCAGTCATCATCTAACTGACAAAAGTGATGTATACAGCTTCGGAGTTGTTCTTTTAGAGCTAATGACAAGAAAAAAGGCTCTATACAGGGATACCTCTAACGAAAAGAAATCACTATCTCATACTTTCATACTGATGTTCCACCGGAATGAGCTCCGATCTATGTTGGACACTGAAATAGTAGATGATCAAGTAATGGTAGTACTCGAGAAACTAGCTGAACTTGTAATGCACTGTCTGAGCCCAAAAGGAGACGAGAGGCCAACAATGAAGGAAGTTGCAGAGCGATTACAAATGCTGAGAAGACTCCAGATGCAGTTAGTCACAAAGATGCATCCTAATCAAGCACATTATTCTTGTCAAGAGTCATCAATGTCTGTCCCTTCAGGCATGGGATACCAGAGCACAGAGACAGCAAAACTGGTGCTGGATGTAGATCTTGCAAGATAA